Proteins found in one Ptychodera flava strain L36383 chromosome 3, AS_Pfla_20210202, whole genome shotgun sequence genomic segment:
- the LOC139129675 gene encoding medium-chain acyl-CoA ligase ACSF2, mitochondrial-like: protein MAAHLLATSKLTQSYYHTPSQRRFCGKTIGQLLDLTSDAYPKREAITYYPKDGDVKRLSFEELRLRVDRFAEGLMKLGVQKGEKLGILVGRRYEYIVAYLGVMKAGLVAVRLLTFSKADQLKYQINKVGCDILVIDSDGLANIRELLPEVECERVPCCRKPLPSVRFFINIDSAETRGACLSLKSMLSMSPDHLKEIGFENELQLDDPCVIFFSSGSTGRPKAIVHSHRSISEYVLTMSDYKTSYNDDEHGCHLCSVTYAVALEYNVAPMIVAGDRFLLTESQDIDTILSVIRLERCTSMILYPLHAFEIAYTKGEGIDLSSLKEVGVGGNVFPLDTLAKLRKFHIQNITIGYGATETNAATSHLKGEPIDEKTWIVGRPIPHCEVKIVDDNFRTVPVDTEGEVCVRSPYVFQCYFGEEERTKAVKTESGWVKTGDVGIMLDDGRIRVLGRKDDCIIKNTRNVYPSEIECYLFGHSKVKYCQAVAIPDEKVINEIGLCLVLKPETECNEEEILDVMKKHLDEFLIPKYILFFESFPVTDTGKIKRTEVMRMAVERLNLKK from the coding sequence ATGGCAGCTCATCTTcttgcgacttcaaaactgacTCAAAGTTACTACCATACGCCAAGTCAACGACGATTCTGCGGCAAGACCATTGGCCAATTGCTTGATTTAACCAGCGATGCGTATCCAAAAAGAGAAGCAATAACTTACTATCCAAAGGATGGTGACGTCAAACGTTTATCATTCGAGGAACTGAGGCTCCGCGTGGATAGATTTGCCGAAGGGCTTATGAAACTCGGTGTGCAAAAAGGCGAAAAGCTAGGAATACTAGTTGGCAGACGATACGAGTACATCGTGGCCTATTTAGGTGTTATGAAGGCAGGCCTTGTTGCTGTCCGCCTTCTTACCTTCTCAAAAGCCGATcagttaaaatatcaaataaacaaaGTCGGCTGTGATATCTTGGTCATTGATAGCGATGGTTTAGCCAACATCCGGGAATTACTTCCAGAAGTTGAATGTGAACGTGTGCCATGCTGCAGAAAGCCGCTTCCAAGTGTTcgttttttcatcaatattgatTCTGCAGAGACACGAGGGGCCTGTCTGTCCCTCAAAAGTATGCTCAGCATGTCACCGGACCATTTGAAAGAGATCGGGTTTGAAAATGAACTTCAACTTGACGATCCTTGTGTCATCTTCTTCAGCTCTGGCAGTACTGGACGTCCAAAAGCTATTGTGCACTCCCACCGCTCCATTTCTGAATATGTCTTAACCATGTCTGATTACAAAACATCATATAATGACGATGAACATGGTTGTCATCTGTGTTCCGTGACGTACGCTGTTGCTTTAGAGTACAACGTGGCTCCTATGATCGTAGCTGGAGATAGGTTTCTTCTAACCGAGTCACAAGACATCGATACTATTCTCAGCGTCATAAGACTAGAACGATGTACGTCTATGATACTTTACCCTCTTCATGCGTTTGAGATAGCATACACAAAGGGCGAAGGTATCGACCTGTCATCACTGAAAGAAGTTGGCGTTGGTGGAAATGTTTTTCCACTAGATACTCTAGCGAAATTAAGAAagtttcacattcaaaatattaccaTTGGCTATGGAGCAACTGAAACGAATGCAGCCACTTCCCATCTGAAAGGCGAACCAATTGATGAGAAGACATGGATAGTTGGGCGACCAATTCCGCACTGCGAAGTTAAGATCGTTGACGATAACTTCCGCACAGTACCGGTAGACACTGAGGGCGAAGTCTGTGTACGAAGTCCATATGTTTTCCAGTGCTACTTCGGCGAGGAAGAGCGGACAAAGGCAGTGAAGACAGAGTCGGGGTGGGTGAAGACTGGAGATGTTGGAATCATGCTTGACGATGGAAGAATTCGAGTACTGGGAAGGAAAGACGACTGCATCATAAAAAATACCAGAAATGTCTATCCTTCTGAAATAGAGTGCTATCTTTTCGGTCATAGTAAGGTGAAATATTGCCAGGCAGTAGCCATTCCTGACGAAAAAGTGATTAACGAAATAGGTTTATGTCTGGTCTTAAAACCTGAAACAGAGTGCAACGAAGAAGAAATTCTTGACGTCATGAAGAAGCATTTGGATGAATTCCTCATTcctaaatatattttgttttttgagaGTTTTCCAGTCACTGATACGGGGAAAATTAAACGTACAGAAGTGATGAGAATGGCAGTAGAGAGATTAAATCTGAAGAAATAG